Proteins encoded within one genomic window of Cytophagales bacterium:
- a CDS encoding universal stress protein — translation MKKILVPTDFSKEANYAMQLAAEIAERIEAELHLLHVMEIPYGSYSVMGEFIPSSSFENVFQVQLIKQTKRELDELVDDLVGRGINTTAHFVFGNTFSHIHKTVTAQDMDMIVMGSKGASGLSEFFIGSNAEKVIRHANCPVLTVKGETHLKDIKSFVYATDCTEEQEQVVGHVKALQELLGFQLYLVRVITPYNFLVKSSAMDQLNAFAEKHHFKNYILSTVEAEFAEEGILTFATHNKIDMAAMGTHGRTGLAHLFGGSVSESVANHADIPIWTLKMQEQLEEAVA, via the coding sequence ATGAAAAAAATATTAGTACCTACCGACTTTTCTAAAGAAGCCAACTACGCCATGCAACTTGCTGCTGAAATTGCTGAGCGCATTGAGGCTGAACTGCACCTGCTACATGTGATGGAAATCCCCTATGGCTCTTACAGCGTGATGGGTGAATTCATTCCTTCTTCTTCCTTCGAAAATGTATTTCAAGTACAGCTGATCAAACAAACAAAACGGGAACTGGATGAACTAGTGGACGATTTAGTGGGTCGCGGGATCAATACGACTGCCCATTTTGTGTTTGGCAATACTTTTTCTCACATCCACAAGACCGTCACGGCACAGGACATGGACATGATCGTGATGGGTAGCAAAGGTGCTTCTGGTTTGTCTGAGTTCTTCATTGGCTCTAACGCAGAGAAAGTGATCCGACATGCGAATTGCCCGGTACTGACAGTGAAAGGTGAAACACACCTGAAAGATATTAAGTCCTTTGTATACGCTACGGACTGCACGGAAGAGCAGGAACAAGTGGTTGGGCATGTGAAAGCACTTCAGGAACTACTCGGATTTCAGTTGTACCTGGTGCGGGTGATCACACCCTATAACTTTCTGGTGAAGAGCAGTGCCATGGATCAACTGAATGCCTTTGCCGAAAAACACCACTTCAAAAACTATATTCTGAGCACGGTCGAAGCGGAATTTGCAGAAGAAGGTATCCTGACATTCGCGACACATAACAAAATAGACATGGCGGCGATGGGCACTCATGGAAGAACAGGGCTGGCTCATCTGTTTGGAGGCAGCGTATCTGAATCTGTGGCGAACCATGCGGACATTCCTATCTGGACTTTGAAAATGCAAGAGCAATTGGAGGAGGCTGTCGCATAG
- the rnhA gene encoding ribonuclease HI: MITIWTDGAAKGNPGPGGFGTILDYKGKRKELSEGFRMTTNNRMELLAVIVGLESIKKDGWTVKIVSDSKYVVDAVEKGWLKNWVVKDFKGKKNRDLWERFLKVYYRHRVSFQWVKGHAGHPENERCDQLAVEAAELQEYQQSVDTEFEKTV; this comes from the coding sequence ATGATTACGATCTGGACAGACGGAGCGGCTAAAGGAAATCCAGGCCCTGGTGGATTTGGTACCATCCTCGATTACAAAGGCAAACGAAAAGAGCTTTCGGAGGGTTTTCGGATGACGACTAATAACCGCATGGAACTACTGGCGGTGATCGTAGGGTTGGAGTCCATCAAAAAGGATGGTTGGACCGTGAAAATCGTTTCCGACTCCAAATACGTGGTGGATGCCGTGGAAAAGGGCTGGTTGAAAAACTGGGTGGTCAAAGACTTCAAAGGGAAAAAGAACCGGGATCTGTGGGAGCGATTTTTAAAAGTGTATTACCGTCATCGGGTAAGCTTTCAATGGGTGAAAGGTCACGCCGGTCATCCCGAAAACGAACGCTGTGATCAGCTTGCGGTAGAAGCCGCCGAACTTCAGGAATACCAGCAAAGCGTCGATACGGAATTTGAGAAGACGGTATAG
- a CDS encoding aminotransferase class V-fold PLP-dependent enzyme encodes MANVTFYPGPSRVYSNVPEYIYEAHKDGIMTINHRSDAFMELAKQTKSVLHEKLGIPQDYRILFLSSATESWEVTAQSLTKNCSQHFYNGAFGKKWHQYADSILDHTLGTTFGLNSALPIQELSPEADCICLTHCETSNGTFISSVLLEELDKQRNPDQLVTIDATSSMGGLHLPWEKGDYWYASVQKCFGLPAGLGIAVVSPKAVKRAEEIGEKGHYNSLLRMLENEAKHQTHLTPNVLGIYLLYRTQEYSKTIDLVEEKLRKRFAYWIEFLEEFKEFTFLAENPLVRSPTVVAISSDHAQEVKKLSQEAGITLGNGYGDWKASSFRIANFPAIKRKEIELLSKFLRKQYSTSR; translated from the coding sequence ATGGCTAATGTGACGTTTTATCCTGGTCCGAGCAGGGTGTACTCCAACGTACCGGAATACATCTATGAAGCGCACAAGGACGGGATCATGACCATCAATCACCGAAGTGATGCGTTCATGGAGCTCGCAAAACAAACCAAATCGGTCTTACATGAGAAATTAGGGATCCCACAGGATTATCGAATACTTTTTCTTTCATCTGCAACTGAATCCTGGGAGGTGACTGCTCAGTCACTCACCAAAAATTGCTCCCAGCATTTTTACAATGGTGCATTTGGGAAGAAATGGCACCAGTACGCGGATTCGATTTTAGATCATACCCTTGGAACCACTTTTGGGCTGAATTCCGCATTACCTATTCAGGAATTATCTCCGGAAGCGGATTGCATTTGCCTGACCCATTGTGAGACTTCCAACGGTACCTTCATTTCATCTGTCCTCCTGGAAGAGTTGGACAAGCAGCGAAATCCCGACCAACTGGTGACCATCGATGCTACGAGTAGCATGGGAGGATTGCATTTGCCATGGGAAAAGGGAGATTACTGGTATGCGTCGGTGCAAAAGTGTTTTGGCCTTCCGGCAGGCCTGGGCATCGCTGTAGTTTCACCAAAAGCAGTGAAAAGAGCAGAAGAGATCGGTGAAAAGGGTCATTATAACAGCCTGTTGCGGATGCTCGAAAATGAAGCTAAGCATCAGACGCATCTAACTCCAAATGTGCTGGGGATCTATTTGCTCTACCGGACTCAGGAATATTCAAAAACCATTGACCTGGTGGAGGAAAAGTTAAGGAAAAGGTTCGCTTACTGGATTGAGTTTCTGGAGGAGTTTAAGGAGTTTACCTTTTTGGCTGAAAATCCCCTGGTGCGATCTCCAACGGTCGTCGCCATTTCCAGTGATCATGCCCAGGAAGTAAAGAAGCTATCGCAGGAAGCTGGAATTACCCTGGGCAACGGGTATGGAGATTGGAAAGCCTCAAGTTTTCGAATTGCCAATTTTCCTGCCATCAAACGCAAAGAGATTGAACTTCTCAGCAAATTCTTGCGAAAGCAATATTCCACCTCGCGTTAA
- a CDS encoding helix-turn-helix transcriptional regulator: MKGSNLGEFEELILLTVAALEQEAYAVSVKEELERRAQRTTNISAIHSSLYRLEDKGFLTSAFGGATQKRGGKSKRYFQVTNAGYAALQQSKDLRQDYWKTIPRLAFVKL, from the coding sequence ATGAAGGGAAGTAACCTGGGCGAATTTGAAGAACTGATATTGCTAACTGTCGCTGCTTTGGAGCAGGAGGCGTACGCTGTGTCGGTAAAAGAAGAACTGGAGCGAAGGGCCCAACGAACCACGAACATCAGTGCGATACATTCGTCGCTATATCGATTGGAAGACAAAGGTTTCCTCACCTCGGCATTCGGAGGAGCTACACAAAAAAGAGGCGGGAAAAGCAAACGCTACTTCCAGGTTACCAATGCCGGATATGCGGCATTACAACAATCAAAAGATTTGCGCCAGGACTATTGGAAAACCATACCACGATTGGCATTTGTCAAATTGTGA
- a CDS encoding MarC family protein yields MLNFKEIFSVTLILFSVIDILGNIPVVVDLRRRWGKIESGKATLVAGMLMVLFLFLGEQILNLFGLDIGSFAISGAIIMFIIGMEMVLGLQIFKPSTDEGSASSIVPLAFPILAGAGTMTTLISLRAEYHEVNILIGVVINLILVYAMLKSSEWLEKRIGPAGFNVLRKVFGIILLSIAIKLFKANWFL; encoded by the coding sequence ATGCTCAATTTCAAGGAAATTTTTTCAGTAACCCTCATTCTTTTCTCGGTGATAGATATCCTGGGGAATATTCCTGTGGTCGTCGACTTGCGTCGAAGGTGGGGGAAAATCGAATCGGGTAAAGCGACCCTCGTAGCAGGTATGCTCATGGTGTTGTTCTTATTTCTGGGAGAGCAGATTCTGAATTTGTTTGGGCTCGATATTGGCTCATTCGCCATTTCCGGAGCCATTATCATGTTCATCATAGGGATGGAAATGGTACTGGGGTTGCAGATTTTTAAGCCTTCTACCGACGAGGGATCAGCTTCTTCCATCGTGCCGTTGGCGTTTCCGATCCTTGCAGGAGCGGGTACCATGACTACTTTGATCTCGCTGCGAGCAGAATATCATGAAGTCAATATCCTGATAGGTGTAGTGATTAACCTGATTCTGGTCTATGCCATGTTGAAATCTTCAGAATGGCTTGAAAAGAGAATCGGCCCGGCAGGTTTCAACGTATTACGGAAAGTATTTGGGATCATCCTGCTTTCTATTGCTATTAAATTATTCAAAGCAAACTGGTTTTTATAA
- a CDS encoding response regulator yields the protein MQKILVIEDNLDVRENIVEILELSNYEVVEAPNGKEGVKVAKNEHPDLILCDIMMPEMDGYEVLYMLGKDPNTSTIPFIFLTAKSERSDFRQGMSLGADDYLTKPFDDMDLLKAIEGRLDKYDKLKANSDAKAPDDFLNGLSGVKSLEAAAAQDRRYVKQDIIFRDGDFPHYLFYIVSGKVKTYKISEEGKEFILSVLGPGEYFGYRALLLDANHTEFAACLEDVELKLITRDSFHQLVFADKHISVSFVKQLANEVSEKESELLHLAYDTVRKRVVDKLLMLADSYEGEEYFKVVRNDLAGLVGTASESVIRILSEFKKEGVIDIKSHGIKILDRQKLEAVKW from the coding sequence ATGCAAAAGATACTAGTCATTGAAGATAACCTTGATGTAAGAGAAAACATCGTTGAGATACTGGAACTATCCAACTACGAGGTAGTAGAAGCCCCAAATGGTAAAGAGGGAGTGAAGGTGGCCAAAAATGAGCATCCAGACTTGATCCTCTGTGACATCATGATGCCAGAAATGGACGGCTATGAAGTACTGTATATGTTAGGTAAGGATCCGAATACTTCAACCATTCCATTCATTTTCCTGACCGCAAAGTCTGAAAGAAGTGACTTCCGACAAGGAATGAGTCTGGGAGCTGATGATTATCTGACCAAGCCTTTTGATGACATGGACTTGCTGAAAGCCATCGAGGGCCGACTAGATAAATATGATAAGCTCAAAGCGAACTCCGATGCAAAAGCTCCGGATGATTTTCTTAATGGCTTGTCGGGAGTGAAGTCCCTGGAAGCCGCTGCGGCACAAGATCGGAGATATGTGAAACAGGACATCATTTTTCGGGATGGAGACTTTCCGCATTATCTGTTTTACATCGTCAGTGGGAAGGTCAAAACATATAAGATCAGTGAAGAAGGCAAAGAATTCATCCTTTCGGTTTTAGGTCCCGGTGAATATTTTGGCTATCGTGCCTTGCTGCTGGATGCCAACCACACGGAATTTGCGGCTTGCCTGGAAGATGTAGAACTCAAGCTGATTACGCGTGATTCCTTTCATCAGTTGGTTTTTGCGGATAAACACATTTCAGTAAGTTTTGTAAAGCAATTGGCAAATGAAGTCAGTGAAAAAGAATCTGAGTTGCTGCATTTGGCTTATGATACTGTCCGCAAAAGGGTGGTCGATAAACTGCTGATGCTTGCCGATTCTTATGAAGGTGAGGAGTACTTCAAGGTAGTTAGAAATGACCTGGCCGGATTAGTGGGTACCGCTTCAGAATCAGTCATCCGTATCCTCTCCGAATTCAAAAAGGAAGGCGTCATTGATATCAAAAGTCAC
- a CDS encoding methyltransferase, whose protein sequence is MPNTYFQFKQFRIEQGQTAMKVTTEGCLLGALVSLEGSEQQILDIGTGTGLLALMIAQRSEAKIDAVELSSDAANQSTGNFDNSPWSERLSVWNGAIQEFASVADQKYDLIVSNPPFFKGHLKSGKAKDQAIHSDDLSLEDLCQSVINLLKQKGLLWVIYPSYEFDQMVEVAKSQGLLLQKQFEIYDRPEKSIFRKVGVFGCYKQDEPESEVIFIKEENGTYSDRFQGLVAPYYL, encoded by the coding sequence ATGCCCAACACGTACTTCCAGTTCAAGCAGTTTCGAATAGAGCAAGGTCAGACAGCCATGAAAGTGACCACTGAGGGTTGTTTGCTTGGTGCGCTGGTGTCGTTGGAGGGAAGCGAGCAACAAATCCTCGATATTGGAACAGGTACAGGATTGTTGGCTTTAATGATCGCTCAGCGATCAGAGGCTAAGATTGATGCGGTTGAGTTATCTTCTGATGCTGCGAATCAGTCGACTGGAAATTTCGATAACAGTCCCTGGTCCGAACGCCTAAGCGTATGGAATGGGGCCATTCAGGAATTTGCATCGGTTGCTGATCAAAAATATGACCTGATTGTATCGAATCCACCTTTTTTCAAAGGCCATCTGAAGTCCGGAAAGGCAAAGGACCAGGCGATTCATAGTGATGATTTGTCTCTAGAAGATCTCTGCCAATCGGTAATCAATCTATTGAAACAGAAAGGCCTGTTATGGGTGATCTATCCTTCTTACGAGTTTGACCAAATGGTGGAAGTCGCAAAGTCTCAAGGGCTGCTACTGCAGAAACAATTTGAGATCTATGATCGGCCAGAAAAGTCTATTTTCAGGAAGGTTGGAGTTTTTGGGTGTTATAAACAAGATGAACCTGAATCGGAAGTGATTTTCATCAAAGAAGAGAATGGAACATATAGCGATCGGTTTCAAGGATTAGTAGCTCCTTATTATTTATAA
- a CDS encoding ABC transporter permease: MKPEEHKYRPPRMGERLLKFIYDESLIDDILGDLDEIYQDRAEVNGATHAKMLYLKDAVLSFRNYDLRRKRKVTRNNKLPMVSNYVKTTFRTLSKNRIYSTLNIMGLALGLAACLFIVQYVDYEYSYDKFHPNHENLYRVKYMVYRGGDLDIDCAAAVPRVGPFMKEKMPEVEAFVRAFPMESVFESNNIQYREQRVQIADPSFLTMFDYPLLYGNLEEALNEPNQVVITESTAKKYYGRTDVLGETLEMVSWPRGNFKVVGVTADVPNNSHLKYNVLISYETLNNQTRNDDGQASSETAWGWYDFNTYVALRPGTDPKVFDAKFKEVLWEERGEVFEKYDFRADFPLQPITDIHLYSNLLQESEPQEQGDGDTVFFLSVIAVFILVIAWINYVNLSTAKSLERAKEVGVRKSMGAYKKQLIYQFLVESFVLNLLALVIAVVLVILLTPMFSQLADAPLSREFFLRPSFWGIVGGILVLGSALSGLYPAFILSSFRPIHVLKGKLTTNKSGIMLRRSLVVFQFAASITLIAGTIIVYQQLDHMKNLDLGFDMTDTMVIQGPASTDSTFNSTMQAFRNTLTNKPIVEKVTTSSNVPGDEIFWTRGMRKLEDTQDKNFIVYLAGVDYDYFESYDINILAGRNYDRSLSTDTGNILINYAAMKSLDIVDPEAAIGVKVNVGGDTRTIIGIVDSYTQRSLKHDVNPLVFPLIEQNSNYITVKLSSDQYQQALEEVQATFDRYFPGSPFDTFFLDEFYNRQYANEQNFSRTFTLFALFAIIVACLGLFGLTSFSTLQRTKEIGVRKVLGAGVSQIVMILSKEFIILLAIANVISWPVIYLIMDGWLNNFTSRISIGIPVLLVAALLVMLIAIVAVGYKTVTTARTNPVKALRYE, encoded by the coding sequence GTGAAACCTGAAGAACATAAATATCGCCCACCTCGCATGGGGGAAAGGTTGCTAAAGTTCATCTACGATGAGTCGCTCATCGATGACATTTTGGGTGACCTTGATGAGATCTATCAGGATAGGGCAGAGGTCAACGGCGCCACTCATGCCAAGATGCTTTATCTCAAAGATGCGGTGTTATCATTCAGGAACTACGATTTAAGAAGAAAAAGAAAGGTCACTCGAAATAATAAATTACCTATGGTTAGCAATTATGTAAAAACCACCTTTAGAACGCTCTCTAAAAACAGGATCTATTCCACCCTGAACATCATGGGACTGGCGCTGGGACTGGCGGCGTGTCTGTTCATTGTACAATACGTGGACTATGAATACAGCTACGATAAATTCCATCCCAACCACGAAAACTTGTACCGTGTGAAATACATGGTCTATCGGGGAGGGGATCTGGACATAGACTGTGCGGCAGCGGTGCCACGCGTAGGGCCATTTATGAAAGAAAAAATGCCTGAGGTCGAAGCATTTGTACGGGCATTCCCGATGGAGAGCGTATTTGAAAGCAATAACATTCAATACCGTGAACAACGGGTGCAGATAGCCGATCCGTCTTTTTTGACCATGTTTGATTATCCGTTGCTATACGGTAACCTGGAAGAGGCGCTTAATGAACCTAATCAAGTGGTGATTACCGAATCCACCGCCAAGAAATACTATGGTCGAACAGATGTGCTGGGTGAGACCCTGGAAATGGTTTCCTGGCCCCGTGGTAATTTCAAGGTAGTAGGTGTAACAGCGGATGTTCCTAACAATTCTCATTTGAAGTACAATGTGTTGATCTCCTATGAGACACTGAACAACCAGACTCGGAATGACGATGGGCAGGCTTCCTCGGAGACTGCCTGGGGGTGGTATGATTTTAATACTTATGTGGCGCTACGTCCTGGCACAGACCCGAAAGTCTTTGATGCGAAATTTAAAGAAGTCTTATGGGAGGAACGTGGAGAAGTGTTTGAGAAATATGACTTTCGGGCGGACTTTCCTTTGCAGCCAATCACGGATATTCATCTCTATTCTAATTTACTGCAGGAATCTGAACCACAAGAACAGGGCGACGGAGATACAGTATTTTTCCTTTCCGTGATTGCGGTATTTATTCTGGTAATAGCCTGGATCAACTATGTGAATCTGTCGACCGCTAAGTCACTGGAACGTGCCAAGGAAGTGGGAGTCCGAAAATCAATGGGTGCTTACAAAAAGCAGTTGATCTATCAGTTTTTGGTGGAGTCTTTTGTGCTGAATTTACTGGCGTTGGTCATTGCAGTTGTACTGGTGATACTGCTGACCCCTATGTTTAGCCAGCTGGCAGATGCACCTCTCAGCAGGGAATTCTTTTTGCGACCATCCTTCTGGGGAATTGTTGGAGGAATTCTGGTATTGGGCTCGGCACTTTCAGGTCTTTATCCAGCGTTCATTCTCTCTTCTTTCCGACCGATCCATGTATTGAAAGGAAAGTTGACGACTAATAAATCGGGAATCATGCTGAGGAGGTCTTTGGTGGTTTTTCAATTTGCGGCATCTATCACGCTGATCGCAGGAACCATCATTGTGTACCAGCAACTGGATCACATGAAAAACCTGGACCTGGGTTTTGACATGACGGATACGATGGTGATCCAGGGACCTGCGAGTACTGACTCGACTTTTAATTCGACGATGCAGGCTTTCCGAAATACCCTGACCAATAAACCAATCGTAGAAAAGGTAACTACCAGTTCGAATGTGCCCGGCGATGAGATTTTCTGGACTCGTGGCATGCGTAAACTGGAGGATACGCAAGACAAAAATTTCATCGTCTATCTGGCTGGCGTGGATTACGATTATTTCGAGTCGTATGATATCAATATCCTCGCCGGGCGGAACTATGACAGATCCTTGTCGACCGATACCGGAAACATTTTGATCAATTATGCTGCGATGAAGTCGCTAGACATTGTAGATCCGGAAGCAGCCATTGGCGTGAAAGTAAATGTAGGCGGCGACACCCGTACCATCATCGGTATCGTGGATAGCTATACGCAGCGTTCGTTGAAGCACGATGTGAATCCATTGGTATTTCCCCTGATCGAGCAAAATTCCAACTATATCACGGTCAAGCTAAGTTCGGACCAATATCAGCAAGCGCTCGAAGAAGTACAAGCCACTTTCGATCGCTATTTCCCGGGTTCTCCTTTTGATACCTTTTTTCTGGATGAGTTTTACAATCGGCAGTATGCCAATGAACAAAACTTCAGCAGAACGTTCACTCTATTCGCCCTGTTTGCCATCATCGTGGCATGTTTGGGTCTGTTTGGGTTAACCTCTTTCAGTACGTTGCAACGTACCAAGGAAATTGGGGTGAGAAAAGTACTTGGCGCAGGAGTCTCCCAGATCGTGATGATCCTATCCAAAGAGTTTATCATCTTACTTGCTATCGCCAATGTAATATCCTGGCCAGTGATCTACCTGATCATGGATGGATGGTTGAACAATTTTACTAGCAGGATCAGTATTGGGATTCCGGTATTGTTAGTTGCGGCTTTGCTTGTGATGTTGATCGCCATAGTGGCTGTAGGATACAAAACCGTGACCACTGCGAGAACCAACCCTGTGAAGGCTTTAAGGTACGAGTAG
- a CDS encoding PAS domain S-box protein: MDHQVTSYDFNLLQSVFTSASEGIIIVNREGQIVLANKSAENLFGYESEELEGETLEVLIPSRYRAHHPQHREGFFQAPKSRKMASGLDLTALRKDGTELPVEISLSSFYSNDEMYTAAFIVDVTLRKQHELNIKENEARLKEYSEKLEQKVKERTQELEFLNLGLQSQVQERKVAEATLVEAQKLYTAIAENFPNGLISVLDMDFRFVFVNGSEFNRRGLDRADLIGKTYLSYVSNPEDVEPFLHEIASGKELSIEVTLADQTYQLHGAPLRDDEDAVFQLLIVEENITAQKKAQDEVQQNLAKEKELNELKSRFVSMASHEFRTPLSTILSSVSLIGKYPDDAREKRQKHILRIKSAIANLTNILNDFLSIGRLEEGKVDPTFETVDLTALIHETREEIEPSLKGGQELVCECKEGIEIWSDPRLLKNVFLNLLSNASKYSDENQQVMVACVDRGSYLDMTIQDFGNGIPKAEQSNIFTRFFRAGNVTNIQGTGLGLYIVKNYLTMLGGEISFKSEEDKGTSFFLKLPKHAKDTSH, translated from the coding sequence ATGGATCATCAAGTTACTTCTTACGACTTCAACCTGCTGCAGAGTGTATTTACATCAGCCTCTGAAGGTATCATCATAGTGAATCGCGAAGGCCAGATTGTATTGGCCAATAAAAGTGCAGAAAACCTCTTTGGTTACGAGTCTGAAGAGTTGGAGGGGGAGACCCTTGAAGTATTGATTCCAAGTCGTTACAGGGCACATCACCCACAACATCGTGAAGGCTTTTTTCAAGCGCCTAAATCTAGAAAAATGGCATCTGGACTCGACCTCACCGCCTTGAGAAAGGATGGAACAGAACTTCCCGTGGAGATCAGTCTGAGTTCCTTTTATTCGAATGATGAGATGTATACTGCTGCATTCATCGTAGACGTGACCTTACGCAAGCAGCATGAATTGAATATAAAGGAAAATGAGGCCCGGCTCAAGGAGTATTCAGAAAAACTGGAGCAGAAAGTAAAAGAACGCACACAGGAATTGGAGTTTCTGAACCTAGGATTGCAAAGTCAGGTTCAAGAGCGAAAAGTAGCGGAAGCAACCCTGGTTGAGGCCCAAAAACTATATACAGCCATTGCTGAAAATTTCCCAAATGGCCTTATTTCTGTGCTGGACATGGATTTCCGATTTGTGTTTGTGAATGGATCAGAGTTCAATCGACGTGGGTTGGATAGAGCGGATTTGATTGGGAAGACCTACTTGTCTTATGTGAGCAATCCGGAGGATGTGGAGCCTTTTCTACATGAAATTGCTAGCGGGAAAGAGTTATCAATAGAAGTGACCCTGGCTGATCAAACCTATCAGTTGCATGGAGCACCTCTAAGGGATGATGAAGATGCGGTTTTTCAGTTGTTGATCGTGGAAGAGAACATCACAGCGCAAAAGAAAGCGCAAGATGAGGTTCAACAGAACCTGGCAAAGGAGAAGGAATTGAATGAGTTGAAGTCCCGATTCGTTTCCATGGCCAGCCACGAATTTCGAACACCTTTGAGTACTATTTTGTCTTCTGTTTCGCTGATAGGCAAATACCCTGATGATGCCCGCGAAAAACGACAAAAGCACATTCTCAGGATTAAATCTGCGATTGCGAACCTCACCAATATTCTGAATGATTTTCTGTCGATAGGTCGATTGGAGGAAGGGAAAGTAGATCCAACTTTTGAGACAGTAGATTTGACGGCTCTGATCCATGAAACTCGTGAGGAAATAGAGCCTTCGTTGAAAGGTGGGCAGGAACTGGTCTGTGAATGTAAGGAAGGGATAGAGATTTGGTCAGATCCAAGGCTGCTGAAGAATGTTTTTCTCAACCTTTTGTCCAACGCCTCGAAGTATTCAGATGAAAATCAACAAGTGATGGTGGCTTGTGTCGATCGTGGTAGCTATCTCGATATGACCATTCAGGATTTCGGCAATGGCATCCCGAAGGCGGAGCAATCGAATATTTTTACTCGATTTTTCCGCGCAGGCAATGTGACCAACATTCAAGGCACCGGACTCGGGCTTTACATTGTGAAGAATTATTTAACTATGCTTGGGGGTGAAATTTCATTCAAAAGCGAAGAAGATAAAGGCACGTCGTTTTTTCTAAAACTACCTAAACATGCAAAAGATACTAGTCATTGA
- a CDS encoding universal stress protein: protein MSSTLQQIKNILVPTDFSPASWEATRYALDLCHQHQAKMTLLHIVPGKNGSQAMQVAHMSKKLDELTQSLNTSDLNNLISGLTKSGMVVQEILNHLKEVPYDIVVMGVNGNGGMNMNLGKNAREIVENSQIPVRLVPNKKSNGS from the coding sequence ATGTCTTCTACGTTGCAACAAATCAAAAACATCTTAGTACCTACGGATTTTTCTCCAGCATCCTGGGAAGCCACACGCTATGCCCTGGATCTTTGTCACCAGCATCAGGCGAAGATGACCCTGCTACACATCGTTCCCGGAAAGAACGGCAGCCAGGCAATGCAGGTAGCACACATGAGCAAAAAGCTCGATGAACTCACGCAAAGCCTGAATACTAGTGACCTGAACAATCTCATTTCAGGGTTGACCAAATCAGGCATGGTTGTCCAGGAAATCCTCAATCATTTGAAGGAAGTACCTTACGATATTGTGGTGATGGGGGTCAATGGTAATGGCGGAATGAACATGAATTTGGGCAAAAATGCCAGGGAAATTGTAGAAAACTCCCAGATACCCGTTCGATTGGTCCCCAACAAAAAATCAAACGGTAGCTAA
- a CDS encoding DUF6567 family protein yields the protein MKKFKTLGLLFSILLSSCSYHIGTIGGGTGTITNNQFKSIDFGYGTAKTTKFLGIGGNEKDGLVLEAKRNLYRNYKLRPAQVIGQTTVDFKRTFFFPISTTKVTISAEIIDFSDSVMDSAQIQQNKEQFEGQENTGEFALGEVVIFQENEKKYVHTATILSFKDGKYTIRYVSRRNIIKIKTVHPVLLKAQTKKVTL from the coding sequence ATGAAGAAATTCAAAACTTTAGGACTTCTGTTTAGCATTCTCTTATCATCTTGCTCTTACCATATTGGAACAATTGGAGGAGGAACAGGAACCATTACTAATAATCAGTTTAAAAGCATAGATTTCGGATATGGAACGGCAAAAACCACAAAATTCTTAGGAATAGGTGGTAACGAGAAAGATGGATTGGTTCTTGAAGCGAAAAGAAATCTATATCGGAATTATAAACTCCGACCTGCTCAAGTAATTGGGCAAACAACTGTTGATTTTAAAAGAACTTTCTTCTTTCCTATTAGTACGACGAAAGTGACTATCTCTGCCGAGATCATAGATTTTTCAGACAGTGTCATGGATTCGGCTCAAATTCAGCAAAACAAAGAACAATTTGAAGGGCAGGAAAACACGGGAGAATTTGCTTTAGGAGAAGTCGTTATTTTTCAAGAAAATGAAAAAAAATACGTACACACGGCAACGATTCTTTCATTTAAAGACGGTAAATACACCATAAGGTACGTTAGTCGCAGAAACATTATAAAAATTAAAACGGTACATCCAGTTCTTTTGAAGGCACAAACAAAAAAGGTGACGTTATAA